One window from the genome of Spirochaeta isovalerica encodes:
- a CDS encoding helix-turn-helix domain-containing protein — translation MKQPEIGKTVADLRLKKGMTQEKLAELCEVSTRTIQRIESGEVDPRSFTLNNLSNILEFDFYTDDEKGELFWITLMHVSSVLAILIIPLLIWSFRKKSSLKIDDHGRMVLNFQITMTILLFGTVILYTVLMPALLIFLEKSGDLSDALAVIISLSGIVPLIALGIICFVQGIRNALRALQEQPCRYILSIPFLR, via the coding sequence ATGAAACAGCCGGAAATAGGAAAAACTGTAGCGGACCTGAGGTTGAAAAAAGGTATGACTCAGGAAAAGCTGGCGGAGTTGTGCGAGGTCAGCACAAGGACCATTCAGAGGATAGAGAGCGGCGAAGTCGATCCCCGTTCATTCACACTCAACAATCTTAGCAATATTCTGGAATTCGATTTTTATACTGATGATGAAAAGGGCGAACTCTTCTGGATCACTCTTATGCACGTCAGTTCGGTTCTGGCCATACTTATCATCCCTCTGCTCATCTGGTCCTTCAGGAAAAAGAGCAGTTTGAAGATCGATGATCACGGACGCATGGTTCTCAACTTCCAGATAACCATGACAATTCTTCTTTTCGGAACGGTCATTCTCTATACGGTGCTTATGCCCGCGCTGCTTATCTTTCTCGAAAAATCAGGAGATTTGTCCGATGCGCTTGCCGTAATAATAAGCCTTTCGGGAATTGTTCCGCTCATCGCTCTGGGCATTATCTGTTTTGTTCAGGGAATTCGCAATGCTCTCAGAGCCCTTCAGGAGCAACCGTGCCGTTACATTCTCTCCATCCCCTTCCTCCGCTGA